The following proteins come from a genomic window of Meles meles chromosome 1, mMelMel3.1 paternal haplotype, whole genome shotgun sequence:
- the AMY2A gene encoding pancreatic alpha-amylase: MKCLLLLSVIGFCWAQYAPNTKPGRTTIVHLFEWRWNDIALECERYLAPKGFGGVQISPPNENLVVNNPSRPWWERYQPISYKLCTRSGNEDEFKDMVTRCNNVGVYIYVDAVINHMCGNGMGAGTSSTCGSYFNPGSRDFPAVPFSAWDFNDGKCKTGSGDIENYNDPYQVRDCRLVGLLDLALEKDYVRSTIAEYLNRLIDIGVAGFRIDASKHMWPGDMKAILDKLHNLNTRWFSAGSKPFIYQEVIDLGGEPIKSEEYFGNGRVTEFKYGAKLGTVLRKWNGEKMAYLKNWGEGWGFMPSDRALVFVDNHDNQRGHGAGGASILTFWDSRLYKMGVGFMLAHPYGFTRVMSSFRWTRHFENGKDVNDWIGPPNNNGVIKEVTINPDSTCGNDWVCEHRWRQIRNMVMFRNTVDGQPFTNWWDNGSNQVAFGRGNRGFIVFNNDDWSLSLTLQTGLPAGTYCDVISGDKIDGNCTGIKIYVSGDGNAHFSISNSAEDPFIAIHAESKL, encoded by the exons ATGAAGTGCCTTCTATTGCTTTCAGTCATTGGGTTCTGCTGGGCTCAGTATGCCCCAAATACCAAACCTGGACGGACAACTATTGTCCATCTGTTTGAGTGGCGCTGGAATGACATCGCTCTTGAATGTGAGCGATACTTAGCCCCAAAAGGATTTGGAGGGGTTCAG ATCTCTCCACCCAATGAAAATCTTGTGGTTAATAACCCTTCAAGACCTTGGTGGGAAAGATACCAACCAATTAGCTACAAGTTATGCACAAGATCAGGAAATGAAGATGAATTCAAAGACATGGTGACTAGATGCAACAACGTTGGT GTCTATATTTATGTGGATGCTGTAATTAATCATATGTGTGGGAACGGTATGGGTGCAGGAACGAGCAGTACTTGTGGAAGTTACTTCAACCCTGGAAGTAGAGATTTTCCAGCAGTCCCATTCTCTGCTTGGGATTTTAATGATGGTAAATGTAAAACTGGAAGTGGAGATATTGAGAACTATAACGATCCTTATCag GTCAGAGATTGTCGTCTGGTTGGTCTTCTCGATCTTGCACTGGAGAAAGATTACGTGCGTTCCACAATCGCTGAATATCTGAACCGCCTCATTGACATTGGTGTAGCAGGGTTCAGAATTGATGCTTCTAAGCACATGTGGCCTGGAGACATGAAGGCAATTTTGGATAAACTGCATAATCTAAATACAAGGTGGTTCTCTGCAGGAAGTAAACCTTTCATTTACCAGGAG GTAATTGATCTGGGTGGTGAGCCAATTAAAAGTGAGGAGTACTTTGGAAATGGCCGTGTGACGGAATTCAAGTATGGTGCAAAACTAGGCACAGTTCTGCGCAAGTGGAATGGAGAGAAGATGGCTTACTTAAA gAACTGGGGAGAAGGATGGGGTTTTATGCCTTCTGATAGAGCACTTGTCTTTGTTGATAACCATGACAATCAGCGAGGACATGGAGCTGGAGGAGCATCTATTCTTACATTCTGGGACTCTAG ACTGTACAAAATGGGAGTTGGATTTATGCTTGCTCATCCATATGGATTTACACGAGTAATGTCAAGTTTCCGTTGGACAAGGCACTTTGAAAATGGAAAA GATGTTAATGATTGGATTGGGCCGCCAAATAATAATGGGGTAATTAAAGAAGTTACTATTAATCCAGACAGTACTTGTGGTAATGATTGGGTCTGTGAACATCGATGGCGTCAAATAAG gaACATGGTTATGTTCCGTAATACAGTTGATGGCCAACCTTTTACCAACTGGTGGGATAATGGTAGCAACCAAGTAGCTTttggaagaggaaacagaggatTCATTGTCTTTAACAATGACGACTG GTCATTATCTTTAACTTTGCAAACTGGTCTTCCTGCTGGCACATATTGTGATGTTATTTCTGGAGATAAAATTGATGGCAATTGTACGGGAATTAAAATCTATGTTTCTGGGGATGGAAATGCTCATTTTTCTATTAGTAACTCTGCTGAAGATCCATTTATTGCAATTCATGCCGAATCTAAATtgtaa